A window of the Vibrio pomeroyi genome harbors these coding sequences:
- a CDS encoding twin-arginine translocation signal domain-containing protein, with translation MKDNKDINTSRRDLLKGLTTAAVAGAVVAGTTKVATASETVEISKEDVKKTGYRETQHIRDYYDTL, from the coding sequence ATGAAAGATAATAAAGATATAAATACAAGCCGTAGGGACTTACTCAAAGGCTTGACGACTGCAGCCGTAGCTGGTGCCGTTGTCGCTGGTACAACTAAAGTGGCAACCGCTTCAGAAACTGTTGAAATTTCGAAAGAAGACGTGAAGAAGACTGGGTATCGTGAAACGCAACATATTCGCGATTACTACGACACACTTTAG
- a CDS encoding formate dehydrogenase subunit alpha, whose translation MKLVKRSDSVSKETNQLGVSRRAFMKNTSLAAGGAVVGASLFAPGMMKKAQAKSVDPEAKTEVKRTICSHCSVGCGIYAEVQNGVWTGQEPAFDHPFNAGGHCAKGAALREHGHGERRLKYPMKLEGGKWKKLSWEQAIEEIGNKALELRKESGPDSVYFLGSAKHSNEQAYAFRKMASLWGTNNVDHQARICHSTTVAGVANTWGYGAMTNSFNDMHNCKSMLFIGSNPAEAHPVAMQHILIAKEKNNCKIVVADPRRTRTAAKSDHYVSLRPGSDVAFIWGVLWHVFANKWEDQEFIRQRVFGMDEIREEVAKWSPAEVERVTGVSEEDVYHTAKLLSENRPGCIVWCMGGTQHTTGNNNTRAYCVLELALGNIGKSGGGANIFRGHDNVQGATDLGVLSDTLPGYYGLSEGSWRHWSKVWDVDFDWIKGRFDDNAYGGQKPMNSAGIPVSRWVDGVLEDKDKIRQRENIRAMFYWGHAVNSQTRGPEMKKAMQKLDMMVIVDPYPTVAAVMNDRTDGVYLLPATTQFETYGSVTASNRSLQWRDKVVDPLFESKPDHEIMYLLSKKLGFSDQLFKNIRVENNQPLIEDITREFNKGMWTIGYTGQSPERLKEHQQNWHTFHKTTLAAEGGPANGETYGLPWPCWGNPEMKHPGTHILYDTSKPVAEGGGNFRTRFGVEFEGQSLLAEDSYSKGSEIKDGYPEFSDKLLKQLGWWDDLTAEEKASAEGKNWKTDVSGGIQRVAIKHGCIPFGNAKARAIVWTFPDRVPLHREPLYTPRRDLVADYPTWDDKEAIFRVPTLYKSIQEQDKSGEYPIILTSGRLVEYEGGGEETRSNPWLAELQQEMFVEVNPKDANDIGFKDGDDVWVEGAEKGRIKVKAMVTRRVKPGLAFIPFHFGGKFQGEDLRSKYPEGTDPYVIGEAANTATTYGYDPVTLMQETKVTLCNIRKA comes from the coding sequence ATGAAACTTGTCAAACGCTCCGATAGTGTGAGCAAAGAAACCAATCAGTTAGGCGTGTCTCGACGTGCCTTCATGAAAAATACTTCATTAGCTGCTGGTGGCGCAGTGGTAGGCGCAAGTCTATTCGCACCGGGCATGATGAAGAAAGCACAGGCAAAATCAGTCGATCCAGAAGCGAAAACAGAAGTGAAACGTACTATCTGTTCTCACTGTTCTGTGGGTTGTGGTATCTACGCTGAAGTTCAAAATGGCGTATGGACAGGTCAAGAGCCTGCATTCGATCACCCATTTAACGCTGGTGGACACTGTGCGAAAGGTGCAGCACTTCGTGAGCACGGCCACGGTGAACGTCGTCTTAAGTACCCAATGAAATTGGAAGGCGGTAAGTGGAAGAAGCTTTCTTGGGAACAAGCGATTGAAGAGATTGGAAACAAAGCGCTAGAACTTCGTAAAGAGTCTGGCCCTGATTCAGTTTACTTCCTAGGCAGTGCGAAACACAGCAACGAGCAAGCTTACGCATTCCGTAAGATGGCGTCGCTTTGGGGCACCAACAACGTTGACCACCAAGCGCGTATTTGTCACTCAACCACAGTAGCCGGTGTTGCGAACACTTGGGGTTACGGTGCAATGACAAACTCGTTCAATGATATGCACAACTGTAAGTCGATGCTGTTCATTGGTTCAAACCCAGCAGAAGCTCACCCGGTTGCGATGCAACACATCTTGATCGCGAAAGAGAAGAACAACTGTAAGATCGTTGTTGCGGACCCTCGTCGTACACGTACTGCTGCGAAATCTGATCACTATGTATCACTTCGCCCAGGTTCTGACGTTGCGTTTATCTGGGGTGTGTTATGGCATGTCTTTGCTAACAAATGGGAAGACCAAGAATTCATCCGCCAACGTGTATTCGGCATGGACGAGATCCGTGAAGAAGTCGCGAAGTGGAGCCCAGCTGAAGTTGAGCGTGTAACAGGCGTAAGTGAAGAAGACGTTTACCACACTGCGAAACTACTTTCTGAAAACCGTCCGGGTTGTATCGTTTGGTGTATGGGTGGTACTCAACACACGACGGGTAACAACAACACACGTGCTTACTGTGTACTAGAGCTTGCGCTAGGTAATATCGGTAAATCAGGCGGCGGTGCAAACATCTTCCGTGGTCACGACAACGTACAAGGCGCAACTGACCTTGGCGTACTGTCTGACACACTTCCGGGCTACTACGGCTTGTCTGAAGGTTCTTGGCGTCACTGGTCTAAAGTTTGGGACGTAGACTTTGATTGGATCAAAGGCCGTTTCGACGACAACGCATACGGCGGTCAAAAACCAATGAACAGTGCAGGTATTCCTGTCTCTCGTTGGGTTGATGGTGTGCTTGAAGACAAAGACAAGATTCGTCAACGCGAAAACATCCGCGCGATGTTCTACTGGGGTCACGCAGTGAACTCTCAGACTCGTGGTCCTGAAATGAAGAAGGCGATGCAGAAGCTGGATATGATGGTTATTGTTGACCCATACCCAACGGTTGCAGCGGTAATGAACGATCGTACTGACGGCGTTTACCTGCTTCCAGCGACGACTCAGTTTGAAACCTACGGCAGTGTAACGGCATCAAACCGTTCTCTACAGTGGCGTGACAAAGTGGTAGATCCTCTGTTCGAATCTAAGCCTGACCATGAAATCATGTACCTTCTTTCTAAGAAGCTTGGTTTCTCGGATCAGCTGTTCAAAAACATCCGTGTTGAGAACAACCAACCATTGATTGAAGACATCACTCGTGAATTCAACAAAGGTATGTGGACGATCGGCTACACAGGTCAAAGCCCAGAGCGCTTGAAAGAGCACCAACAAAACTGGCACACGTTCCACAAAACCACACTTGCTGCAGAAGGTGGCCCTGCGAATGGCGAGACTTACGGTCTTCCTTGGCCATGTTGGGGCAACCCAGAGATGAAACACCCAGGCACACATATCCTTTACGATACGTCTAAGCCTGTTGCAGAGGGCGGCGGTAACTTCCGTACTCGTTTCGGTGTGGAGTTTGAAGGTCAAAGCCTACTGGCTGAAGACAGCTACTCGAAAGGCAGCGAAATCAAAGACGGTTACCCAGAGTTCAGTGACAAACTACTGAAACAACTGGGTTGGTGGGATGATCTAACTGCAGAAGAGAAAGCGTCTGCTGAAGGCAAGAACTGGAAGACTGACGTTTCAGGTGGTATCCAACGTGTGGCAATTAAACACGGTTGTATCCCATTTGGTAATGCGAAAGCACGTGCGATTGTTTGGACATTCCCAGACCGAGTACCACTGCACCGTGAGCCGCTTTACACGCCACGTCGCGACCTAGTTGCTGACTACCCAACGTGGGATGACAAAGAAGCGATCTTCCGTGTTCCTACGCTTTACAAGTCGATTCAAGAACAAGACAAATCTGGTGAATACCCGATTATCCTGACTTCTGGTCGTCTGGTTGAGTACGAAGGTGGTGGTGAAGAGACACGTTCAAACCCATGGCTAGCTGAGCTTCAACAAGAGATGTTCGTTGAAGTGAACCCGAAAGACGCAAACGACATCGGCTTCAAAGACGGTGATGATGTTTGGGTTGAAGGTGCAGAGAAGGGCCGTATTAAGGTGAAAGCGATGGTTACACGTCGTGTGAAACCGGGTCTGGCGTTCATTCCATTCCACTTCGGTGGTAAGTTCCAAGGCGAAGATTTGCGTTCTAAATACCCAGAAGGCACTGATCCTTACGTTATTGGTGAAGCTGCTAACACAGCAACCACTTATGGTTACGACCCTGTCACGTTGATGCAGGAAACGAAAGTAACCCTTTGTAATATTCGTAAAGCGTAA
- the fdh3B gene encoding formate dehydrogenase FDH3 subunit beta, translating into MARMKFLCDTKRCIECNGCVTACKNENDDALEWGIQRRRVVTLNDGEPGENSISVACMHCTDAPCMAVCPADCFEHTEDGIVLHNKDLCIGCGYCLFACPFGAPQFPKQEAFGERGKMDKCTFCAGGPETEPGSVEERQKYGANRIAEGKLPMCASLCSTKALLAGDAEKVSDVFRQRVVERGAKGAGWTDGNDLSYDATKS; encoded by the coding sequence ATGGCTAGAATGAAATTTCTTTGTGACACCAAGCGTTGTATCGAATGTAACGGTTGTGTCACTGCATGTAAGAATGAAAATGATGATGCTCTGGAATGGGGTATTCAACGTCGTCGCGTTGTGACACTGAACGATGGTGAACCGGGTGAAAACTCAATCTCAGTAGCGTGTATGCACTGTACTGATGCGCCATGTATGGCAGTTTGTCCTGCAGACTGTTTTGAACATACAGAAGACGGCATCGTACTTCACAATAAAGATCTGTGTATCGGTTGTGGTTACTGCTTGTTTGCTTGTCCGTTTGGCGCACCTCAATTCCCTAAACAGGAAGCGTTTGGTGAGCGCGGTAAGATGGACAAATGTACCTTCTGTGCTGGCGGCCCAGAAACAGAGCCAGGTTCTGTTGAAGAGCGTCAAAAATACGGTGCGAACCGTATTGCTGAAGGCAAACTGCCAATGTGTGCTTCGCTTTGTTCAACCAAAGCACTGCTAGCGGGTGACGCAGAGAAAGTTTCTGATGTTTTCCGTCAGCGTGTTGTTGAACGTGGTGCGAAAGGTGCAGGTTGGACGGACGGCAACGACCTTTCTTACGATGCGACTAAGAGCTAA
- a CDS encoding formate dehydrogenase subunit gamma codes for MLTMFKRLFLVVLPMLAALTMLSPMSHASETNSSQTQSSSAQREITQLAGADFWRQVRNGEEGYTTSQSAEHGVLISTPGQTWYILKEKWMSPAGAVAIFGSIAFVTLMYVVIGPLMLSAPRTGRKIKRWSRLDRALHWSMAFTFLTLAFSGLMLVYGKHFFKPYIPTDLWGFIVLLAKQYHNYIGPIFYVLLMAVLIKWWRKSIFKMVDIQWFMKLGGMVGKHKGSHPSAEFSNAGEKALFWLLIVMGSVAAISGLVLDFPIFGQTRRDMELSNLVHMLAALILICGFVFHIYIGLFGMEGALEGMVTGEVDETWAKEHHDLWYKEVMEQEKNGVEQSANATTEKTEGVNKNEQTS; via the coding sequence ATGCTTACAATGTTTAAGCGTCTCTTCCTTGTTGTGCTGCCGATGTTGGCGGCACTAACAATGCTTTCTCCTATGAGTCATGCATCTGAGACGAACTCATCACAAACTCAATCGAGCTCTGCTCAACGAGAAATCACACAACTTGCTGGTGCCGATTTTTGGCGACAAGTAAGAAATGGTGAGGAAGGTTACACCACATCTCAATCGGCTGAGCACGGTGTGTTAATCAGTACTCCAGGTCAAACGTGGTACATATTGAAAGAGAAGTGGATGTCACCAGCCGGTGCTGTCGCTATCTTTGGCAGTATTGCTTTTGTGACTTTGATGTACGTTGTGATTGGCCCGCTTATGCTAAGTGCACCAAGAACAGGGCGTAAGATCAAACGTTGGTCTCGACTTGATCGTGCATTGCACTGGAGCATGGCGTTTACCTTCTTAACACTGGCTTTCAGTGGTTTGATGTTGGTTTACGGTAAACACTTCTTCAAACCTTATATCCCAACGGATCTATGGGGCTTCATCGTTCTACTGGCTAAGCAATACCATAACTACATCGGCCCGATTTTCTATGTACTGTTGATGGCTGTTCTTATCAAATGGTGGCGCAAGTCTATCTTCAAGATGGTCGATATCCAGTGGTTCATGAAACTGGGTGGCATGGTCGGGAAACATAAAGGTTCTCATCCATCTGCAGAGTTTTCGAACGCGGGTGAAAAAGCACTGTTCTGGCTATTGATTGTTATGGGTAGTGTGGCTGCGATCAGTGGCTTGGTTTTAGACTTCCCAATCTTCGGTCAAACCCGTCGAGATATGGAGCTTTCAAACCTAGTCCACATGTTGGCTGCTTTGATCCTTATCTGTGGTTTCGTGTTCCACATCTACATCGGTTTGTTCGGTATGGAAGGCGCACTTGAAGGCATGGTAACAGGCGAAGTTGATGAAACTTGGGCTAAAGAGCACCATGACCTTTGGTACAAAGAAGTGATGGAACAAGAGAAAAACGGCGTTGAACAAAGCGCAAATGCAACAACAGAGAAAACGGAAGGGGTGAATAAGAATGAACAAACCTCATAA
- a CDS encoding ammonium transporter, with the protein MSETVTQVHSAVQTLTQSSDTLFLLLGAIMVFLMHAGFAFLEVGTVRKKNQVNALVKILSDFGVSAIAYFFIGYWVAYGAHFFADAETLSQGNGYELVKFFFLMTFAAAIPAIVSGGIAERARFYPILIATLFTVGFIYPFFEGIIWNGNFGFQDWLEGQFGYGFHDFAGSVVVHGVGGWIALVAVYFLGMRKGRIRAGKHTNFAPSNIPFLALGSWILCVGWFGFNVMSAQAINGISGLVAMNSLMAMVGGILAALVAGKNDPGFIHNGPLAGLVAICAGSDLMHPLGALVTGGVAGALFVYLFTYMQNKTQIDDVLGVWPLHGVCGAWGGIAAGIFGSQTFWGLGGVSFASQVVGTLAGIAVALIGALIVYGVLSKLTGLRLSEEDEFNGADLSIHKISSINED; encoded by the coding sequence ATGAGTGAAACGGTGACTCAAGTTCATAGTGCAGTACAAACCCTTACCCAAAGTTCAGACACTTTATTCCTATTACTCGGCGCAATTATGGTATTCCTGATGCATGCTGGCTTTGCGTTTCTCGAAGTCGGTACCGTCCGAAAGAAGAACCAAGTCAACGCGCTGGTTAAGATCCTTTCCGACTTTGGTGTCTCCGCCATCGCTTATTTCTTTATCGGTTACTGGGTTGCTTACGGCGCTCACTTTTTTGCCGACGCTGAAACGCTCTCACAAGGTAATGGATACGAACTGGTTAAGTTCTTCTTCCTAATGACCTTCGCAGCCGCAATTCCTGCGATTGTTTCCGGTGGTATCGCAGAGCGTGCTCGTTTCTATCCAATTTTGATTGCGACACTGTTTACGGTCGGTTTCATCTACCCATTTTTCGAAGGCATCATTTGGAATGGTAATTTTGGCTTCCAAGATTGGTTAGAAGGCCAATTTGGCTATGGATTCCATGACTTCGCAGGCTCCGTGGTTGTTCATGGTGTTGGCGGTTGGATTGCATTGGTTGCTGTTTACTTCCTTGGTATGCGTAAAGGTCGCATCCGCGCGGGTAAACACACAAACTTCGCACCATCGAACATTCCTTTCTTAGCGCTAGGTTCTTGGATCTTATGTGTGGGTTGGTTTGGCTTTAACGTGATGTCTGCACAAGCAATCAACGGCATCAGCGGCCTAGTGGCAATGAACTCACTGATGGCGATGGTTGGCGGTATTCTTGCGGCGCTTGTTGCAGGTAAGAATGACCCGGGCTTTATTCATAATGGTCCTTTGGCTGGCTTAGTAGCGATTTGTGCAGGTTCAGACTTAATGCACCCATTAGGCGCGTTAGTGACGGGCGGCGTGGCAGGCGCATTGTTCGTTTACCTGTTCACTTACATGCAAAACAAAACACAGATTGATGATGTATTAGGTGTGTGGCCTCTACACGGCGTATGTGGCGCTTGGGGTGGCATTGCGGCGGGTATCTTCGGCTCACAAACATTCTGGGGCTTAGGCGGTGTGAGCTTTGCTTCTCAAGTGGTTGGTACACTGGCGGGTATTGCTGTTGCTTTAATTGGCGCTTTGATTGTTTATGGCGTTCTGAGCAAGCTCACAGGCCTCCGTTTGAGTGAAGAAGACGAATTCAACGGCGCGGATCTTTCAATCCATAAGATCTCTTCTATCAACGAAGACTAA
- the cobB gene encoding Sir2 family NAD+-dependent deacetylase, with protein sequence MHFPYRNIVILTGAGISAESGIQTFRAQDGLWENHKIEDVATPEGFAKDPDLVQAFYNKRRHGLQNESIQPNSAHKALGELEDKLDGKVTIITQNIDNLHERGGSNNIIHMHGELLKARCSESNQVIDHKDNIETGELCHCCQIPAQMRPHIVWFGEMPLRMGDIYSALEEADLFISIGTSGVVYPAAGFVHDAKMHGAHTIEINLEPSAVESEFEEKRYGKASIEVPKLVGELLCTETSSLTA encoded by the coding sequence ATGCATTTCCCATATCGAAATATCGTAATTCTTACTGGCGCTGGCATCTCTGCAGAGTCGGGGATTCAAACATTCCGAGCACAAGACGGATTATGGGAAAACCATAAAATCGAAGATGTCGCAACACCTGAAGGCTTTGCAAAAGATCCTGACTTAGTACAAGCGTTTTACAACAAGCGTCGTCACGGTCTGCAAAACGAAAGCATTCAGCCAAATTCAGCCCACAAGGCGCTAGGAGAGCTTGAAGACAAGCTTGATGGCAAAGTTACCATCATTACTCAAAACATCGACAACCTGCATGAAAGAGGCGGTAGCAACAATATCATCCACATGCATGGTGAATTGCTTAAAGCACGTTGCAGCGAGTCGAATCAGGTTATTGACCATAAAGACAACATCGAGACAGGTGAGCTTTGCCACTGTTGTCAGATTCCCGCACAAATGCGTCCACACATTGTTTGGTTTGGTGAAATGCCATTAAGAATGGGCGACATTTATTCCGCGCTAGAAGAGGCCGATCTATTTATCTCAATCGGTACATCAGGCGTGGTGTATCCAGCTGCCGGATTTGTACATGATGCGAAAATGCATGGCGCACATACGATAGAAATCAACCTTGAGCCAAGTGCAGTAGAGAGCGAATTTGAAGAGAAGCGTTACGGTAAAGCGAGTATCGAAGTACCCAAGCTAGTCGGTGAGCTTCTTTGTACTGAGACAAGCTCGTTAACGGCTTAA
- a CDS encoding extracellular solute-binding protein has product MKKTLYTGALCAATLLSTPSFAADQELYFYNWSEYIPNEVLEDFTEETGIKVYYSTYESNESMYAKLKTQGTGYDLVVPSTYFVSKMRKEGMLQELDKTKLSHFTDLDPNYLDKPFDPSNNYSIPYIWGATGIGINSDMLDKSSVKNWGDLWDTQWEGQLMMMDDSREVFHIALSKLGYSPNTTNPEEIKEAYEELRKLMPNVLVFNSDFPANPYLAGEVSLGMLWNGSAYMARQEGATIDIIWPEKGAIFWMDSLAIPSGAKNIEAAHKMIDFLLRPENAAKIALEIGYPTPVKTAYPLLPKEFAEDKNVFPPQSVMDNGVWQDEVGEASVIYDEYFQKLKVNN; this is encoded by the coding sequence ATGAAAAAAACACTGTATACCGGCGCATTGTGTGCTGCTACTTTACTTTCTACACCCTCTTTCGCAGCTGACCAAGAACTGTATTTTTACAACTGGTCTGAATATATCCCGAATGAAGTACTAGAAGACTTCACAGAAGAGACTGGCATTAAAGTCTACTACTCAACTTATGAGTCTAACGAAAGCATGTACGCTAAGTTAAAAACTCAAGGTACGGGTTACGACTTAGTGGTTCCTTCTACTTACTTCGTTTCTAAGATGCGTAAAGAAGGCATGCTTCAAGAGCTTGATAAAACTAAGCTAAGCCACTTTACTGATTTGGATCCAAATTACTTAGATAAGCCATTTGACCCAAGCAACAACTACTCGATCCCTTACATCTGGGGCGCAACGGGTATTGGTATCAACTCAGATATGCTAGACAAGTCTTCAGTGAAAAACTGGGGCGATCTGTGGGATACACAGTGGGAAGGTCAATTGATGATGATGGATGACTCTCGTGAGGTTTTCCACATTGCACTTTCTAAACTGGGTTACTCTCCAAACACAACCAACCCAGAAGAAATCAAAGAAGCGTACGAAGAACTTCGTAAGCTAATGCCAAACGTATTGGTATTTAACTCAGATTTCCCAGCGAACCCTTACCTAGCGGGTGAAGTGTCTCTTGGTATGCTTTGGAATGGTTCTGCTTACATGGCACGCCAAGAAGGCGCAACGATTGACATTATCTGGCCAGAAAAAGGCGCTATCTTTTGGATGGATAGCCTAGCGATTCCTTCAGGTGCTAAGAACATCGAAGCGGCTCATAAGATGATCGACTTCCTTCTTCGCCCAGAGAACGCAGCTAAGATTGCTCTAGAGATCGGTTACCCGACTCCAGTGAAAACGGCTTACCCTCTTCTTCCTAAAGAATTTGCTGAAGATAAGAACGTTTTCCCACCACAATCAGTGATGGATAACGGCGTTTGGCAAGATGAAGTTGGTGAAGCGAGCGTTATTTATGACGAGTACTTCCAAAAACTTAAAGTAAACAACTAG
- a CDS encoding extracellular solute-binding protein codes for MKKWATLLAGSACALSMLSAPSFAKDNKELVFMNWGPYINSEILEQFTDETGIKVIYSTYESNETLYAKLKTHNKGYDLVVPSTYFVSKMRDEGMLQKIDKTKLNNFKNLDTNYLDKPYDPNNDYSIPHVVAITGLAVNTDMYDPEDFQSWADLWKPELEGQLMMMDDTREVFHIALRKLGYSGNTTNEKEIDEAYAELQKLMPNVLVFNSDNPGAPYMSGEVGLGMLWNGSAAAAQNEGLPIKLVFPKEGGIGWVDNFAISSGAVNVEAAHKMIDFLLRPEIAEQISRDTGYLTAVKASNEKFKDSPALFPSQEDLDRVEWQAAVGDKTVKYEDYFMKLKAGQ; via the coding sequence ATGAAAAAATGGGCTACTCTATTAGCTGGTAGTGCATGTGCGCTTTCAATGTTATCTGCACCGTCTTTTGCAAAAGATAACAAAGAATTGGTATTCATGAACTGGGGACCTTACATCAACAGTGAGATTCTAGAACAGTTCACTGATGAAACTGGTATCAAGGTTATTTACTCGACTTACGAGTCGAACGAAACCTTGTACGCAAAGCTAAAAACACACAACAAAGGCTACGACCTAGTTGTGCCGTCGACTTACTTCGTATCTAAGATGCGTGATGAAGGTATGCTTCAAAAGATCGACAAAACTAAGCTGAACAACTTCAAGAATCTAGATACTAACTACCTAGATAAGCCGTACGACCCAAATAACGACTACTCTATTCCTCACGTAGTTGCTATTACTGGTTTGGCTGTTAACACAGACATGTACGATCCAGAAGATTTCCAAAGCTGGGCTGACCTATGGAAGCCTGAGCTTGAAGGTCAACTGATGATGATGGACGACACTCGTGAAGTGTTCCACATCGCACTGCGTAAACTAGGTTACTCAGGTAACACAACCAACGAGAAAGAGATCGACGAAGCTTACGCTGAACTGCAAAAGCTAATGCCGAACGTTCTTGTGTTCAACTCAGACAACCCAGGCGCGCCTTACATGTCTGGTGAAGTTGGCCTTGGTATGCTTTGGAACGGTTCTGCTGCTGCAGCGCAAAACGAAGGTTTACCAATTAAACTGGTTTTCCCTAAAGAAGGCGGAATCGGTTGGGTTGATAACTTCGCAATCAGCTCTGGCGCGGTAAACGTAGAAGCGGCTCATAAGATGATCGACTTCCTACTTCGCCCTGAAATTGCTGAACAAATTTCTCGTGACACTGGCTACCTAACGGCAGTTAAAGCGTCTAACGAGAAGTTCAAAGACAGCCCTGCTCTGTTCCCGTCTCAAGAAGATCTTGACCGTGTTGAATGGCAAGCTGCGGTTGGCGACAAAACAGTGAAGTACGAAGATTACTTCATGAAGCTTAAAGCCGGTCAGTAA
- the potC gene encoding spermidine/putrescine ABC transporter permease PotC gives MGRTVKFSFMALVYAFLYLPIIVLIANSFNANKFGMKWGGFTTKWYDALINNDSLMQAAWHSINVAVFSATAATIVGSLTAVALFRYQFKGKGVVNGMLFIVMMSPDIVMAISLLALFLVMGVQLGFFTLLAAHITFCLPFVVVTVYSRLNGFDVKMLEAAKDLGASEWTILKQIILPLAKPAVAAGWLLSFTLSLDDVIISSFVTGPTYEILPLKIYSMVKVGISPEVNALATVMLVVSLVLVIISQLLAREKIK, from the coding sequence ATGGGTCGCACAGTTAAGTTCAGCTTTATGGCGCTGGTATACGCTTTTCTATACCTACCTATTATCGTATTAATTGCGAACTCATTTAATGCCAATAAGTTTGGTATGAAATGGGGTGGCTTCACCACTAAGTGGTATGACGCGCTGATTAACAACGACAGCCTAATGCAGGCTGCGTGGCACTCGATTAACGTAGCAGTGTTCTCAGCAACAGCTGCAACGATTGTCGGAAGCCTGACAGCAGTAGCCCTATTCCGTTACCAGTTCAAAGGTAAAGGTGTAGTCAATGGCATGCTGTTCATCGTTATGATGTCACCAGATATCGTCATGGCAATTTCGCTTCTTGCGCTATTCTTGGTAATGGGTGTGCAACTTGGGTTCTTTACCCTACTTGCCGCGCACATTACGTTCTGTCTGCCGTTTGTTGTTGTAACGGTTTACAGTCGCTTGAATGGCTTTGATGTGAAGATGCTAGAAGCAGCAAAAGATTTAGGTGCAAGCGAGTGGACGATTCTAAAACAGATCATCCTTCCTCTTGCTAAGCCAGCGGTAGCTGCGGGTTGGTTATTGAGCTTCACTCTGTCTTTGGACGATGTGATCATCAGTTCTTTCGTAACGGGACCAACGTATGAGATCTTGCCACTGAAGATTTACTCAATGGTTAAAGTGGGTATCTCTCCTGAGGTAAACGCCCTAGCAACAGTGATGTTAGTGGTGTCGTTAGTACTGGTGATTATTTCTCAGTTACTAGCGAGAGAGAAGATCAAGTAA
- the potB gene encoding spermidine/putrescine ABC transporter permease PotB: protein MSKKFNLQNAIVALITGWLVLFVMIPNIMIIGTSFLTRDEANLIEMTFTLDNYVRLADPLYFKVLMHSFYMAIVATLLCLIIGYPFAYIVAKMPAKWRPIMLFLVIVPFWTNSLIRTYGLKVVLGTQGVLNKGLLALDIIDKPLRIMYSETAVMIGLVYILLPFMILPLYSAIEKLDDTYLEAAKDLGANKLQTLLKVVLPLTMPGIIGGCLLVLLPALGMFYISDLLGGAKNLLIGNVIKSQVLNARDWPFGAATSIALTMAMAVMLYAYYRAGKLLNKKVELD from the coding sequence ATGAGCAAGAAGTTTAATTTACAAAACGCGATTGTTGCTTTAATCACAGGTTGGTTAGTGCTGTTCGTGATGATTCCAAACATCATGATCATCGGTACTAGCTTCTTAACTCGTGACGAAGCGAACTTGATCGAGATGACCTTCACTCTCGATAACTACGTGCGTTTGGCTGACCCGCTGTATTTTAAAGTGCTGATGCACTCTTTCTATATGGCGATTGTCGCAACCCTACTTTGTTTAATCATTGGTTACCCGTTCGCTTACATCGTGGCAAAAATGCCTGCGAAATGGCGTCCAATCATGTTGTTCTTAGTGATTGTGCCATTCTGGACGAACTCTTTGATCCGTACTTACGGACTAAAAGTGGTGCTAGGTACTCAAGGTGTGTTGAACAAAGGCTTGTTAGCATTAGACATTATCGATAAGCCGCTACGTATCATGTACTCAGAAACAGCAGTAATGATTGGTTTGGTGTATATCCTACTGCCGTTCATGATTCTGCCGTTGTATTCAGCGATTGAAAAACTGGATGATACGTATTTAGAAGCCGCTAAAGATTTAGGTGCGAACAAACTGCAAACGCTATTGAAAGTGGTACTACCCCTAACGATGCCTGGCATCATCGGTGGTTGTTTATTAGTACTTCTTCCAGCGTTAGGCATGTTCTACATCTCTGACCTATTAGGCGGTGCTAAGAACCTATTGATTGGTAACGTGATTAAGAGCCAAGTGCTCAACGCTCGAGATTGGCCGTTTGGCGCAGCAACGAGTATCGCACTGACCATGGCAATGGCTGTGATGCTATATGCCTACTACCGAGCAGGTAAGCTATTGAACAAGAAAGTGGAGCTAGACTAA